The Deltaproteobacteria bacterium PRO3 DNA segment CTACTTCAAGCGCCAACCCAAGCTGCTGCGGCCGGCCAACTACGCGGCTACCTCGCCGGGGCGGGGCTGGGTGGTCGTCGAGGTCTATGCCGGCGTCAAGCTGGGCGTCGTCAACCTGATCGGGCGCATCAACATGGAGCCGGCGGATTGCCCCTTCGCCGCAGCCGATCGCGCCTTGGCGGAGCTGAAAGGCCAGGCCGACGTCGTCTTCGTCGACATGCACGCCGAGACCACCAGCGAGAGCCGGGCGATGGGGTGGCACCTCGACGGACGCGTCGCCGCCGTCATCGGCTCGCATACCCACGTCCAGACCGCCGACGAGGAGATCATGCCGCGCGGCACCGCGTTCTTGACCGATGCCGGCATGACCGGTCCCTATCGCTCGATCATCGGCATGCGGATCGACAACGTCCTGCGCAAGTTCCAGACGGGGATCAAGTCGCGCTTCGAGCCGGCGGAAGGGGATGTGCGCTTCTGCGGGGCCCTGGTCGAGATCGAGGAGTCCAACGGTCTGGCCCGCAAGATCGAACGCATCCAAATCCGACTGTAGGGGCGAACCTTGTGTTCGCCCTTTCCCGGCGATGACAATCTTTCCCTTGCGTTGAAGTTTACCCCTCCTTTCTTAATCCAACTCAGGGGCCTTGCTTTGTCCTTCAAATGAAGGTCTTCCTGCCACCCCCGCCCCTAGCCGGGGGCGATATGTCCCAGCGGGGACACGGCCCGGCCCCCTTAGGCCGGGGGCCAGGCCTCCGCCGAAAAGCCGATATTATATAGGCCTCAAGGTGATCGGCTTTTCAGAGGGTCCCGCTTGGGACATATCGCCCCCGGCTAGGGGCTCGTGACGGTTAGGGATAGTAATTATTTTTTTCATTGCCAGGTAAAACTTCCAGAAGACAAGGGAGCAAACAGGTTGAGATTGCGAGAATAATTGAAAGCGAATGGATAAGGGTGTAGTACGAAATTATGGATTCATTATTAGATTCGTTAGGACGATTAGGGACGTCGGAGCCAATTAAAAAAAATACTATTGAGATTATATCTGAATCGGAACTTGACAAAAAAATCAATAGCGGCCGTCCTTTGCGCATAAAAGCTGGATTTGACCCAACTGCTCCAGATCTTCATTTTGGACATTTGGTCTTGTTGCGGAAGTTGAAAGTTTTCCAAGATCTTGGACACCATGTGTGCTTTTTAATTGGCGACTACACCGCCGCCATCGGGGATCCCTCCGGACGCAACGAGACCCGCCCGCCGCTCACGCGGGAAGAGATCGAACGGAATGTCCAAACCTACAAATCCCAGGTCTTTCGCGTCCTCGATCCCGGGAAGACCGAGGTGCTCTATAATTCCTCCTGGCTGGACAAGCTGGACGGTCGGGGCATGATTCGGTTGGCCAGTCGCTACACGGTCGCGCGCATGCTGGAACGCAACGACTTCGAAAAGCGCTACAAGTCGGGACACCCCTTGGCTATCCACGAGTTTTTGTATCCCTTGCTCCAGGGCTGGGATTCGGTGGCGATGCGGGCCGACGTCGAGTTGGGCGG contains these protein-coding regions:
- a CDS encoding YmdB family metallophosphoesterase — translated: YFKRQPKLLRPANYAATSPGRGWVVVEVYAGVKLGVVNLIGRINMEPADCPFAAADRALAELKGQADVVFVDMHAETTSESRAMGWHLDGRVAAVIGSHTHVQTADEEIMPRGTAFLTDAGMTGPYRSIIGMRIDNVLRKFQTGIKSRFEPAEGDVRFCGALVEIEESNGLARKIERIQIRL